One region of Termitidicoccus mucosus genomic DNA includes:
- a CDS encoding Gfo/Idh/MocA family protein, whose amino-acid sequence MIKPAIPSAPRPLSRRAFLGDCAALSAIPLLAGLPASVFAAGSDRLKIGLVGCGGRGIGAVRDCIAADPAVQLWALGDIFADRVEAARDLFTKGQPGNRPRPPLDADRNAVTDERCFSGFDAYKGVINSGIDLVILATPPGFRPPHMEAAINAGIHVFAEKPVAVDPAGVRRVIAVGELAKQKKLAIGTGTQRRHTNSFQAIMQRVQDGAIGEITGGQCYWLGGGLWHRGRQPEWTEMEYQIRNWYYFNWLCGDHIVEQHIHNIDVINWAFGGPPVKALGMGGRQWRTDPKYGEIWDHFSVEFEYANGARVASYCRHTKGAASREGERLTGTLGNAEPKRGSITGKNAWTFEGERNQGMVQEHVDLIASVRAGKPINDARRIAESTLTAILGRESAYTGREINYEWMLKASKLDLTPPAYAFGDAPPVKIPVPGETPLV is encoded by the coding sequence ATGATCAAACCCGCCATCCCCTCCGCCCCCCGTCCGCTTTCCCGCCGCGCCTTTTTGGGCGACTGCGCCGCGCTCTCCGCCATCCCGCTGCTCGCCGGCCTGCCCGCGAGCGTCTTTGCCGCCGGCTCCGACCGCCTGAAAATCGGCCTCGTCGGCTGCGGCGGACGCGGCATCGGCGCGGTCCGCGACTGCATCGCCGCCGACCCCGCCGTGCAACTCTGGGCGCTCGGCGACATCTTTGCCGACCGCGTCGAGGCCGCGCGCGACCTCTTCACCAAGGGCCAGCCCGGCAACCGCCCGCGCCCGCCGCTCGACGCGGACCGCAACGCCGTCACCGACGAACGCTGCTTCTCCGGCTTCGACGCCTACAAGGGCGTGATCAATTCCGGCATCGACCTCGTCATCCTCGCCACGCCGCCCGGCTTCCGCCCGCCGCACATGGAGGCCGCCATCAACGCCGGCATCCACGTCTTCGCCGAGAAGCCCGTCGCCGTTGATCCCGCCGGCGTCCGCCGCGTCATCGCCGTCGGCGAACTCGCCAAACAGAAGAAACTCGCCATCGGCACCGGCACCCAGCGCCGCCACACGAACAGCTTCCAGGCCATCATGCAACGCGTGCAGGACGGCGCCATCGGCGAGATCACCGGCGGCCAGTGCTACTGGCTCGGCGGCGGCCTCTGGCACCGCGGACGCCAGCCCGAATGGACCGAGATGGAATACCAAATTCGCAACTGGTATTACTTCAACTGGCTGTGCGGCGACCACATCGTCGAGCAGCACATTCACAACATCGACGTCATCAACTGGGCCTTCGGCGGCCCGCCGGTGAAGGCGCTCGGCATGGGCGGGCGCCAGTGGCGCACCGACCCGAAATACGGCGAAATCTGGGACCATTTCTCCGTCGAGTTTGAATACGCCAACGGCGCGCGCGTGGCCAGTTACTGCCGCCACACCAAGGGCGCCGCCAGCCGCGAGGGCGAGCGCCTCACCGGCACGCTCGGCAACGCCGAGCCAAAACGCGGCAGCATCACCGGCAAAAACGCCTGGACCTTCGAGGGCGAGCGCAACCAGGGCATGGTGCAGGAGCACGTTGACCTCATCGCCAGCGTCCGCGCCGGCAAGCCGATCAACGACGCCAGGCGCATCGCCGAGAGCACGCTCACCGCCATCCTCGGACGCGAGTCGGCCTACACCGGACGCGAGATCAACTACGAATGGATGCTCAAGGCCTCCAAGCTCGACCTCACGCCGCCCGCCTACGCCTTCGGCGACGCCCCGCCCGTGAAAATCCCCGTCCCCGGTGAAACGCCGCTGGTGTGA
- a CDS encoding phosphatase PAP2 family protein, which translates to MRPFPRPVTAAAVLLLLPSLAVWFSGWAWRPPADSAWLRAQIALTDTAGFPWALATCAVFSAAIWWMHRARPRQACALAALCLAAVLAGQGAKAAIKNTVRDSRPYVDWLAARQGTSSDAFYEMTRGERAAWIRQTAADPAVPAPLREHWQRETGYSFPSGHTLFSATWTLLCVGLFRTRRHRAACAAVVLWGALTACSRMTLGMHWPWDLATGTVISWLLALAALRLAQNHLPPEERSGA; encoded by the coding sequence ATGCGCCCGTTCCCCAGACCCGTCACCGCCGCCGCCGTGCTCCTCCTGCTCCCCTCGCTTGCCGTCTGGTTCTCCGGCTGGGCCTGGCGGCCCCCGGCGGACAGCGCGTGGCTGCGCGCGCAAATCGCGCTCACCGACACGGCGGGCTTCCCCTGGGCGCTCGCGACCTGCGCCGTGTTTTCCGCCGCCATCTGGTGGATGCACCGCGCCCGCCCGCGGCAGGCCTGCGCCCTTGCCGCGCTCTGCCTCGCCGCCGTGCTGGCCGGACAAGGCGCCAAGGCCGCGATAAAAAACACCGTCCGCGACTCGCGCCCCTACGTGGACTGGCTCGCCGCGCGGCAAGGCACGTCATCCGACGCGTTTTACGAGATGACCCGCGGCGAGCGCGCCGCCTGGATACGACAAACCGCCGCCGATCCCGCCGTGCCCGCGCCGCTCCGCGAGCACTGGCAGCGCGAAACCGGCTACTCCTTTCCCTCCGGCCACACGCTTTTCTCCGCCACGTGGACGCTCCTGTGCGTCGGCCTCTTCCGGACGCGCCGCCACCGCGCGGCCTGCGCCGCCGTCGTGCTCTGGGGCGCGCTGACCGCCTGCTCCCGCATGACGCTCGGCATGCACTGGCCGTGGGACCTCGCCACCGGCACGGTCATTTCCTGGCTTCTCGCGCTCGCCGCCCTCCGCCTCGCGCAAAACCATCTCCCGCCTGAAGAGAGGTCCGGAGCATAA
- a CDS encoding LacI family DNA-binding transcriptional regulator, whose protein sequence is MITQVVGILQDGIAGGKWQDWLPSERALAEQLHVSRNTLRAAIAQLCEQGVLEARRPIGTRIMRGGKPQEPRARTHTIGLLSPEPIDLFRPNVALIIDELRAQLAEIGYRLRVHHGDKYYAPQGLPRALSGLVEGNPHDCWVLVMATEEVKRWFYETGVKCVVSGSCGPEADLPFVDLDYRALCRHAAGQMIAKGHKRLAYLAEKTNRTGVVDGLRGFLEGVEPAAARGVTGEAVWHQATAASITRALERLLARKEWPTALLVVNPNHYLLALTWLQRRGLRVPEDISLVSPDHDPFLSFTHPPPTHYAFNAHAFAKRLFKLIMLVVADEVITKKDIRIMPDYVKGATLGEAAEGPPPV, encoded by the coding sequence TTGATCACGCAGGTCGTCGGCATTCTGCAGGATGGCATCGCGGGCGGAAAATGGCAGGACTGGCTGCCGAGCGAGCGGGCGCTCGCGGAGCAGTTGCACGTGAGCCGCAACACCTTGCGCGCCGCCATCGCGCAGCTTTGCGAGCAGGGCGTGCTGGAGGCGCGCCGGCCCATCGGCACGCGCATCATGCGGGGAGGCAAACCGCAGGAACCGCGCGCCCGGACGCACACCATCGGGCTGCTTTCGCCGGAGCCGATCGACCTCTTCCGGCCCAACGTGGCGCTCATCATCGACGAGCTGCGCGCCCAGCTCGCGGAGATCGGCTACCGGCTGCGCGTGCACCACGGCGACAAATACTACGCGCCGCAGGGCCTGCCGCGGGCGCTGTCGGGACTCGTGGAGGGTAACCCGCACGATTGCTGGGTGCTCGTGATGGCGACGGAGGAGGTGAAGCGCTGGTTTTATGAAACGGGCGTGAAGTGCGTCGTGTCCGGTTCGTGCGGACCGGAGGCCGATCTGCCTTTTGTGGATCTGGATTATCGCGCGCTTTGCCGCCACGCCGCCGGGCAGATGATTGCGAAAGGCCACAAGCGACTCGCTTATCTGGCGGAAAAAACCAACCGCACCGGCGTCGTGGACGGGTTGCGCGGCTTCCTGGAGGGCGTCGAGCCCGCCGCCGCGCGCGGCGTGACGGGCGAGGCGGTCTGGCACCAGGCCACCGCGGCGAGCATCACGCGCGCGCTGGAGCGTTTGCTCGCCCGCAAGGAGTGGCCGACGGCCCTGCTCGTGGTGAACCCGAACCACTACCTGCTCGCGCTCACCTGGCTGCAGCGCCGGGGGCTGCGCGTGCCGGAGGACATCTCGCTGGTGAGCCCGGACCACGATCCGTTCCTGTCGTTCACGCATCCGCCGCCGACGCACTACGCGTTCAACGCGCACGCGTTTGCCAAGCGGCTTTTCAAGCTGATCATGCTCGTGGTCGCCGACGAGGTGATCACGAAGAAGGACATCCGCATCATGCCGGATTACGTGAAGGGCGCGACCCTCGGCGAGGCGGCGGAGGGGCCGCCGCCGGTTTAA
- a CDS encoding 3-keto-disaccharide hydrolase produces MHSRIIALVAAAFLAALAAASANAAGGTAIKPDTPIELFNGKNLDGWLAVIAPKGSETAATWSVADGVISVTGRPNGYLYTAKSYRDYKLIVEWRWSGPAPAGRDGKPGLRNNGVLLHMQNDDDTRLGVWPRSLEAQLQENNAGDFFVIAGVETAELRALRDKALAAAGNDEKARKSALSNRRIQKARDSSEKPVGEWNRYEITCRADTVVLKVNGVEQNRATGLNVTEGRICLQTEGAAIEFRNVRLEPL; encoded by the coding sequence ATGCACTCCCGCATCATTGCCCTCGTTGCCGCCGCATTTCTCGCGGCCCTCGCCGCCGCCAGCGCAAACGCCGCCGGTGGCACCGCCATCAAACCCGACACCCCCATCGAGCTCTTCAACGGCAAAAACCTCGACGGCTGGCTCGCCGTCATCGCGCCCAAGGGCAGTGAAACCGCCGCCACCTGGAGCGTCGCCGACGGCGTCATCAGCGTCACCGGCCGGCCCAACGGCTACCTTTACACCGCGAAAAGCTACCGCGACTACAAGCTCATCGTCGAGTGGCGCTGGAGCGGCCCCGCGCCCGCCGGCCGGGACGGCAAGCCCGGCCTGCGCAACAACGGCGTGCTCCTCCACATGCAGAACGACGACGACACGCGCCTCGGCGTCTGGCCGAGGAGCCTCGAGGCGCAGCTCCAGGAAAACAACGCCGGCGACTTCTTCGTCATCGCCGGTGTCGAGACCGCCGAACTCCGCGCCCTGCGCGACAAAGCCCTCGCCGCCGCCGGCAACGACGAAAAAGCCCGCAAAAGCGCGCTCAGCAACCGCCGCATCCAGAAAGCCCGCGACTCCTCCGAAAAACCCGTCGGCGAGTGGAACCGCTACGAAATCACCTGCCGCGCCGACACCGTCGTGCTCAAGGTCAACGGCGTCGAACAAAACCGCGCCACCGGCCTGAACGTGACCGAGGGCCGCATCTGCCTGCAAACCGAAGGCGCCGCCATCGAGTTCCGCAACGTGCGCCTGGAGCCGTTGTAA
- a CDS encoding sialate O-acetylesterase — MKTRPSSALLPRRVPLSLFLLLSVLGLQLPGLLSAAPLFESMLLFPGSENDRPNYRIPSLARAKNGDLLAIVEKRNSGIGDVGDTDIVMRRSTDNGRTWGEIETIFDDGISTCTDITTVVTDAGPSSSRIFLFFLKNKKKFAYVYSDNHGATWANAGVNPNPGYEGLPMPFVIHDQVTVNDHGAKAGWDYLDGAASNNAADQPAAPGSQSAEWERDWTQRYGIGPGNAAIQLRHGAHAGRILVSARHRERIGGGIQTWAHVFHSDDGGATWQLAPAATRILQNGSESQLVELPDGTVYLNLRNETTADRAADASFRYVAVSTDGGSTWGAPANAPGHKDTQLVSTVCHAAVELYENPANASDPDNGTVLFANPFSSHREEDHPYGRYRMSMRRSTAVAPGGAVTWSDPKVIYPHPASYADIAVLADGDIGLIYERGDPGTNSYWSELHFARFNLEWLKTPAARPATVPVRLANLFSEGMVLQRGKDVPVWGYASAGDTVTVAFAGQTRTATADADGRWVAVLDPMDASATPRDMTVTGPGADNVIHIGNILLGDVWIASGQSNMNWDLNMVAREYPDGAAAIQADIAAATHLVRQFEAVGTTGSGADTFGRNEPDDNVTGVWTWSSPSTLTTGNFSATAWYFAREICERTGVPVGIINASVGGTVIEAWADPQTLDDPALAFAREPWPGKGKRDTASNLYNALVAPLTPVALKGFIWYQGEHNAARAGSYAAVFTPFINGWRARFDASSAPFYFVQLPNFSTSDDWVGLRAAQATALALPATGMAVAIDIGNDGNIHPGNKRDVGLRLARLARHHDYGETALEYSGPVPGNVAAAGSQLVIAFDHADGLHLDTAKNRPGLPAFEIAAATGAFFPATPALEGRTLRLFAPEVPAPRRARYAWHNTPSTPLYNAAGLPAAPFSVEAGLSPSDLMPPGDQTAAPGQQITLRADIAGDSTAAFIRWQVSADGVNWRDIGADPADAGVYSGETTAALVIKAATAGMDGLRFRYLAGTTADNGVPSPVSTLAVAGAPAWSAPVALATVPDGGYYVATGPGTYIAQGDGIWRVLPDGKAWFFAGDNQGTVVAGSIGFNGWNPYSSFHFAPQALALRSGTLYAADIYNDVINAISTSATAPGSIAIFAGNSGTGGFADGTGTGAYFKDPSGLAFTPDGTLYVADTANRAIRKITPGGVVTTLVTTASLAAPAGLDISADGGTLFVADAGAHIIRAIALPGGAATLVAGVTGSAGCSEGSAGQTRLDSPADLVVADSGNLYVADTGNSRILEITPAGVTRTLAGSPAGEPGFIDANGTAARFDRPHGLILDASGTLHVADTGNSVLRRISPADEVTTLLLSQTTPPGGENNNGGNDNGGETNNGGSGGGGGSGGGAPGAWFFFACAAITTVRLCKQFRGASHSG, encoded by the coding sequence CGACGACGGCATCAGCACCTGCACCGACATCACCACCGTCGTCACCGATGCCGGCCCGAGTTCCAGCCGCATTTTTCTCTTCTTCCTCAAAAACAAAAAGAAGTTCGCCTATGTCTACAGCGACAACCACGGCGCGACGTGGGCGAACGCCGGCGTGAATCCAAATCCTGGATACGAAGGCCTCCCCATGCCCTTCGTCATCCACGACCAGGTCACGGTCAACGACCACGGCGCGAAAGCCGGCTGGGATTACCTCGACGGCGCCGCCTCCAACAACGCCGCCGACCAGCCCGCCGCGCCCGGCTCTCAATCCGCCGAGTGGGAGCGTGACTGGACGCAGCGCTACGGCATCGGCCCGGGCAACGCCGCCATCCAGCTCAGGCACGGCGCGCACGCCGGCCGCATCCTCGTCTCCGCCCGCCACCGCGAGCGCATCGGCGGCGGCATCCAGACTTGGGCGCACGTCTTCCACAGCGACGACGGCGGCGCCACTTGGCAGCTCGCCCCCGCCGCTACCCGCATTCTCCAGAACGGCAGCGAGTCCCAGCTCGTCGAGCTGCCCGACGGCACCGTTTACTTGAATCTCCGCAACGAAACCACCGCCGACCGCGCCGCCGACGCCTCTTTCCGCTACGTCGCCGTTTCGACCGACGGCGGCTCCACGTGGGGCGCGCCCGCCAACGCGCCCGGCCACAAGGACACCCAGCTCGTCTCCACCGTCTGCCACGCCGCCGTCGAACTCTACGAGAATCCCGCCAACGCCTCCGATCCCGACAACGGCACCGTGCTCTTCGCCAATCCGTTCAGCAGCCATCGCGAGGAGGACCACCCCTACGGACGCTACCGCATGAGCATGCGCCGCAGCACCGCCGTCGCGCCCGGCGGAGCCGTCACTTGGAGCGACCCAAAAGTCATCTATCCGCATCCCGCTTCCTACGCCGACATCGCCGTGCTGGCGGACGGCGACATCGGCCTCATCTACGAACGCGGCGACCCCGGCACCAACAGCTATTGGAGCGAGCTCCACTTCGCCCGCTTCAACCTGGAGTGGCTCAAAACTCCCGCCGCCCGCCCCGCCACTGTGCCCGTGCGGCTCGCAAATCTCTTCTCGGAAGGCATGGTGCTCCAGCGCGGCAAGGACGTTCCCGTCTGGGGTTACGCCTCCGCCGGCGACACCGTCACCGTCGCCTTCGCCGGGCAGACCCGCACCGCCACCGCCGACGCCGACGGGCGCTGGGTGGCCGTGCTCGACCCGATGGACGCCAGCGCCACGCCGCGCGACATGACCGTCACCGGCCCCGGCGCGGACAACGTCATCCACATCGGCAACATCCTCCTCGGCGACGTGTGGATCGCCTCCGGCCAGTCCAACATGAATTGGGACTTGAACATGGTCGCCCGCGAATACCCGGACGGAGCCGCCGCGATCCAGGCCGACATCGCGGCCGCCACCCACCTCGTCCGCCAGTTCGAGGCCGTCGGCACCACCGGCTCCGGCGCGGACACCTTCGGGCGCAACGAGCCCGACGACAACGTCACCGGCGTCTGGACCTGGAGCAGCCCCAGCACGCTCACCACCGGCAATTTTTCCGCCACGGCCTGGTATTTCGCCCGCGAAATCTGCGAAAGGACGGGCGTGCCCGTCGGCATCATCAACGCCTCCGTCGGCGGCACCGTGATCGAGGCGTGGGCCGACCCGCAGACCCTGGACGACCCCGCGCTCGCCTTCGCCCGGGAGCCCTGGCCGGGCAAGGGCAAACGCGACACCGCCTCCAACCTCTACAACGCGCTCGTGGCCCCGCTCACGCCGGTGGCGCTGAAAGGCTTCATCTGGTATCAAGGCGAGCACAACGCCGCCCGTGCCGGCAGCTACGCCGCCGTCTTCACCCCCTTCATCAACGGCTGGCGCGCCCGCTTCGACGCGTCCTCCGCGCCTTTTTATTTCGTCCAGCTTCCCAACTTTTCCACCTCTGACGACTGGGTCGGGCTCCGCGCCGCGCAGGCCACCGCGCTCGCCCTGCCCGCCACCGGCATGGCCGTGGCCATCGACATCGGCAACGACGGCAACATCCATCCGGGCAACAAACGCGATGTCGGCCTGCGCCTCGCCCGCCTCGCGCGCCATCACGACTACGGAGAGACCGCGCTCGAATACTCCGGCCCGGTGCCCGGCAACGTCGCCGCCGCCGGCAGCCAGCTCGTCATCGCTTTTGACCACGCCGACGGCCTGCATCTGGACACCGCGAAAAACCGCCCCGGCCTCCCCGCCTTTGAAATCGCCGCCGCCACCGGCGCTTTTTTCCCCGCCACCCCCGCGCTCGAAGGCCGGACCCTCCGCCTCTTCGCGCCCGAGGTGCCCGCGCCGCGTCGCGCCCGCTACGCCTGGCACAACACGCCGTCCACGCCACTCTACAATGCCGCCGGTCTCCCCGCCGCGCCCTTTTCCGTCGAAGCCGGCCTTTCGCCTTCCGATTTAATGCCGCCCGGCGACCAGACCGCCGCTCCCGGCCAGCAGATCACCCTCCGCGCCGACATCGCCGGGGATTCCACCGCGGCCTTCATCCGCTGGCAGGTCTCCGCCGACGGCGTCAACTGGCGCGACATCGGCGCCGACCCCGCCGACGCCGGTGTTTATTCCGGAGAAACCACCGCCGCGCTCGTCATCAAGGCCGCGACCGCCGGCATGGACGGGCTCCGCTTCCGTTACCTCGCCGGCACGACGGCGGACAACGGCGTGCCCAGCCCGGTCTCGACGCTCGCCGTGGCCGGCGCGCCGGCTTGGTCCGCCCCGGTGGCGCTCGCCACCGTTCCTGACGGCGGTTACTATGTCGCCACCGGCCCCGGCACCTACATCGCCCAAGGCGACGGCATCTGGCGCGTCCTGCCCGACGGCAAAGCCTGGTTTTTTGCCGGTGATAACCAGGGGACCGTTGTCGCCGGTTCCATCGGTTTTAATGGCTGGAATCCGTATTCATCCTTCCACTTCGCCCCGCAGGCTCTCGCCCTCCGTTCGGGCACGCTCTACGCGGCAGACATCTACAACGATGTTATCAACGCCATTTCCACGTCCGCCACCGCCCCGGGCTCCATCGCCATTTTTGCCGGTAATTCCGGCACGGGCGGCTTCGCCGACGGCACCGGCACCGGCGCGTATTTCAAAGACCCCTCCGGCCTCGCCTTCACCCCCGACGGCACGCTTTACGTCGCCGACACCGCCAACCGCGCCATCCGCAAAATCACCCCCGGCGGCGTTGTAACCACCCTCGTCACCACCGCCAGCCTCGCCGCGCCCGCCGGCCTCGACATCTCGGCCGACGGCGGCACCCTCTTCGTGGCCGACGCAGGCGCCCACATCATCCGCGCCATTGCGCTGCCCGGCGGCGCGGCCACCCTCGTCGCCGGTGTGACCGGCTCCGCCGGTTGCTCCGAGGGCTCCGCCGGGCAAACCCGCCTCGACTCCCCCGCCGATCTGGTCGTGGCCGATTCGGGAAACCTCTACGTGGCCGACACGGGCAACTCCCGCATTCTCGAAATCACTCCCGCCGGCGTCACGCGCACCCTCGCCGGCAGCCCTGCCGGCGAACCCGGTTTCATTGATGCCAACGGCACCGCCGCGCGTTTCGACCGACCCCACGGCCTGATCCTCGACGCTTCCGGCACGCTCCATGTGGCCGACACCGGCAACAGCGTCCTCCGTCGCATTTCACCTGCCGACGAAGTCACGACCCTGCTCCTCTCCCAGACCACGCCTCCCGGCGGCGAGAACAACAACGGCGGAAACGACAATGGCGGCGAAACCAATAATGGAGGAAGCGGCGGCGGTGGCGGCAGTGGTGGCGGCGCGCCCGGCGCATGGTTCTTTTTCGCCTGTGCCGCCATCACGACCGTGCGCCTCTGCAAACAATTCCGCGGCGCATCCCACAGCGGATGA
- a CDS encoding glutaredoxin family protein: MNIKAYLKPWCGWSNGVRAVMRKYDLPFEDIDIINNRDNYAEMVAKSGQPLSPCVEIDGVMLADVSGEEVENYLLANNLVKPTAITADAPTNSGCSDEEHARQSETATTRTIRFF; the protein is encoded by the coding sequence ATGAACATCAAAGCATACCTGAAGCCTTGGTGCGGCTGGTCAAACGGCGTGCGCGCCGTCATGCGCAAATACGACCTGCCGTTCGAGGACATCGACATCATCAACAACCGCGACAACTACGCCGAGATGGTCGCGAAATCCGGCCAGCCGCTTTCGCCGTGCGTCGAGATCGACGGCGTGATGCTCGCGGATGTATCAGGCGAGGAGGTCGAAAATTACCTTCTGGCCAACAATCTGGTCAAACCCACCGCCATCACGGCCGACGCCCCGACCAACTCGGGTTGTTCCGACGAGGAGCACGCCCGGCAGTCCGAGACGGCGACGACCCGAACCATCAGGTTCTTTTAG
- a CDS encoding NAD-dependent epimerase/dehydratase family protein — MKVLVTGAAGFIGYHVSRKLAASGNADVLGIDNLNDYYPAALKRARLAQLEAHKNFRFIQADFSDAAAYGGIHANFQPDYVVHLGAQAGVRYSIENPAAYVQSNITGFLNVLEAARAHPPRHLVYASSSSVYGAGARIPFSEDQAADRPLSFYGATKRADELIAHSYAHIHGLALTGLRFFTVYGPWGRPDMAPVIFSKAITEEKPLRLFNEGRSLRDFTYIDDIVDGVLKVLLYPFAQNTDAAPGEPAAAPSRIFNIGHNRPVEVRLFVQMLETLLGKKARIELLPPQPGDMPETCASLARIHAAVGFEPKTPLEDGLARFVEWFKAYYTHSQ, encoded by the coding sequence ATGAAAGTCCTCGTGACCGGCGCGGCCGGATTCATAGGTTATCACGTCAGCCGCAAACTCGCCGCCAGCGGAAACGCCGACGTGCTCGGCATCGACAATCTCAACGACTACTACCCCGCCGCGCTCAAGCGCGCCCGCCTCGCGCAACTCGAGGCGCACAAGAATTTCCGCTTTATCCAGGCCGATTTCAGCGATGCCGCCGCCTACGGAGGCATCCACGCGAATTTCCAGCCCGATTACGTCGTGCACCTCGGCGCGCAGGCCGGCGTGCGCTACAGCATCGAGAATCCCGCCGCCTACGTGCAGAGCAACATCACCGGGTTTCTCAACGTCCTCGAAGCGGCCCGCGCCCATCCGCCGAGGCACCTGGTCTATGCCTCGTCGAGCAGCGTGTATGGCGCCGGCGCGCGCATCCCCTTTTCCGAGGACCAGGCGGCCGACCGGCCGCTGTCCTTTTACGGGGCGACCAAGCGCGCCGACGAGCTCATCGCGCACAGCTACGCGCACATCCACGGCCTCGCGCTCACCGGCCTGCGCTTCTTCACCGTTTACGGCCCGTGGGGCCGGCCCGACATGGCCCCGGTCATTTTCTCCAAGGCCATCACCGAGGAAAAACCGCTGCGCCTTTTCAACGAAGGCCGCTCGCTGCGCGATTTCACCTACATCGACGACATCGTGGACGGCGTGTTGAAAGTGCTCCTCTACCCGTTTGCCCAAAACACGGATGCCGCGCCCGGCGAACCCGCCGCCGCGCCCAGCCGCATCTTCAACATCGGGCATAACCGCCCGGTGGAGGTCCGCCTCTTCGTGCAAATGCTGGAAACGCTGCTCGGCAAAAAGGCCCGCATCGAGCTTCTCCCGCCGCAACCCGGCGACATGCCCGAGACCTGCGCCAGCCTCGCACGCATCCATGCCGCCGTCGGCTTCGAGCCGAAGACTCCGCTCGAAGACGGCCTCGCCCGCTTCGTGGAGTGGTTCAAGGCGTATTATACCCATTCCCAATGA